A single genomic interval of Croceibacter atlanticus HTCC2559 harbors:
- the gmd gene encoding GDP-mannose 4,6-dehydratase, giving the protein MSQKIALITGVTGQDGAYLSEFLLKKGYIVHGIKRRSSLFNTDRIDHLYQDPHVENQNFFLHYGDLTDSTNLIRIIQEVKPDEIYNLAAMSHVQVSFEMPEYTANTDGLGALRLLEAIRILGMENNVKLYQASTSELYGKVQEVPQTENTPFYPRSPYAVAKLYAYWATVNYREAYNMFACNGILFNHESPIRGETFVTRKITRAASKIALGLQDKMYLGNLDAKRDWGHAKDYVKMMWMILQAEEPEDWVIATGKTTSVRDFVTMAFDYLGVTLKFEGKGIHEKGIVTAVSKSEYNISLGQEVIGIDEKYFRPTEVELLIGDASKAFKKLGWKPDHKLEDLVYDMMKSDLNLMKKESYLKKGGYTIMNYFE; this is encoded by the coding sequence TTGAGCCAAAAAATTGCTTTAATAACTGGAGTTACCGGACAAGATGGTGCCTATTTAAGTGAATTTCTTTTAAAAAAAGGTTATATAGTACACGGCATAAAACGAAGATCTTCTTTATTTAATACAGATAGAATAGATCACTTATATCAAGATCCACACGTAGAAAATCAAAATTTCTTTTTACACTATGGTGATTTAACAGACAGCACAAATCTCATTAGGATCATACAAGAAGTAAAGCCGGATGAAATATACAATTTGGCGGCTATGAGCCATGTGCAGGTGTCTTTTGAGATGCCAGAATATACAGCTAATACAGACGGTTTAGGTGCGTTACGTCTCTTAGAAGCTATACGCATATTAGGAATGGAAAATAACGTTAAACTTTATCAAGCCTCAACATCTGAGCTTTATGGTAAAGTTCAAGAAGTTCCTCAAACCGAAAACACTCCTTTTTATCCTAGAAGTCCTTATGCTGTTGCAAAACTCTATGCATATTGGGCAACAGTAAATTATCGTGAAGCTTATAACATGTTTGCTTGTAATGGTATTTTATTTAATCACGAATCTCCTATAAGAGGCGAAACATTTGTTACAAGAAAAATAACTAGAGCTGCGTCTAAAATTGCACTTGGATTACAAGATAAAATGTATTTAGGAAATTTAGATGCTAAAAGAGATTGGGGGCACGCTAAGGATTATGTAAAAATGATGTGGATGATTTTACAAGCTGAAGAGCCCGAAGATTGGGTGATTGCTACTGGTAAAACTACATCTGTTCGTGATTTTGTTACAATGGCTTTTGATTATCTTGGAGTTACATTAAAGTTTGAAGGAAAAGGCATTCATGAAAAAGGTATTGTAACAGCTGTTTCAAAATCAGAATACAACATTTCTTTAGGACAAGAAGTAATTGGAATAGATGAAAAATATTTTAGGCCAACTGAAGTTGAGCTACTTATAGGCGATGCTTCTAAAGCATTTAAAAAACTAGGTTGGAAACCCGATCATAAATTAGAAGACCTTGTGTATGATATGATGAAAAGTGACCTAAACCTTATGAAAAAGGAAAGCTATCTTAAGAAAGGCGGTTATACAATTATGAATTATTTTGAATAA
- a CDS encoding GDP-L-fucose synthase family protein has translation MLKDALIFVAGHRGLVGSAIVNELKSRGYHNIITRTHKELDLTNQVETEQFFSEHKPDYVFLAAAKVGGIVANNTYRGSFIYENLMIQNNVIHHSYLNNVKKLLFLGSTCIYPKDSQQPIKENYLLNSPLEYTNEPYAIAKIAGIKLCESYNIQYNTNYISVMPTNLYGYNDNFDLEKSHVLPALLRKIHLGKALELDDWEIIKEDLNKLPIGAISGKSPKEDILKVLTSFGITKKDDVVSVEIWGSGTPRREFLWSEDMAKACVFIMQQVNFNDLIKDKGSFIRNTHINIGTGKDISIKELAFSIKKHLGFRGEFTFNTSKPDGTLKKLTDVSKLNKLGWSHDIETEEGIQKLYNWYKASK, from the coding sequence ATGTTGAAAGATGCTTTAATATTTGTTGCAGGACATAGAGGTTTAGTTGGCTCAGCTATTGTTAACGAGCTTAAGTCTAGAGGCTATCATAATATTATAACCAGAACACATAAAGAGTTAGACCTTACCAATCAAGTTGAAACAGAACAGTTTTTTTCAGAGCATAAACCCGATTATGTTTTTTTAGCTGCAGCTAAAGTTGGTGGTATAGTAGCTAACAATACGTATAGAGGATCATTTATTTATGAAAACTTAATGATTCAAAATAATGTTATTCACCATAGTTATTTAAATAACGTTAAGAAGCTTCTATTTTTAGGAAGTACTTGCATTTACCCAAAAGATAGCCAACAACCTATTAAAGAAAATTATCTTTTAAACTCACCTTTAGAGTACACAAATGAACCATATGCTATAGCTAAGATTGCAGGAATTAAGCTTTGTGAGAGTTATAATATTCAATATAATACAAACTATATATCTGTAATGCCTACAAATCTTTATGGGTATAACGATAATTTTGATTTAGAAAAATCTCACGTACTACCAGCATTACTTAGAAAAATACATTTAGGTAAAGCCTTAGAATTAGATGATTGGGAAATTATTAAAGAAGATTTAAATAAGTTGCCTATTGGTGCTATTTCTGGAAAATCACCAAAGGAGGACATTCTTAAAGTATTAACCAGCTTTGGAATTACAAAAAAAGATGATGTTGTCTCTGTTGAAATTTGGGGAAGTGGTACACCTAGGAGAGAGTTTTTATGGAGTGAGGATATGGCTAAAGCTTGTGTCTTTATTATGCAGCAAGTTAATTTTAATGATTTAATAAAAGACAAAGGCTCTTTTATTAGAAATACCCACATTAATATTGGTACAGGAAAAGACATTTCTATTAAAGAATTAGCGTTTAGCATAAAAAAGCATTTAGGATTTAGAGGAGAATTTACCTTTAATACATCAAAACCAGACGGAACATTAAAAAAATTAACAGATGTTTCTAAACTTAATAAATTAGGTTGGTCTCACGACATTGAAACAGAAGAGGGTATTCAAAAATTATACAATTGGTATAAAGCTTCAAAGTAA
- a CDS encoding oligosaccharide flippase family protein, which yields MFKNYLKAKENRTIASNYVSLLVLQAANYILPLLVLPYLVRVLGTDKFGLIMLAQSLTIFFNVFVDYGFNLSGTREVSLARDDKKKLSEIFSAIFVIKAFLLLIAFSIFYFIISVFTRFSVDISVYLYSFGLVIGQALFPVWFFQGIEKMKFVTLINILAKSIFTALVFILITKEQDYIYVPIYNSLGFIIAGLLGVGLCFKYVYITRPKIDLIKQLLSDSTSLFVSNFAISLYTSSNVFILGMFTSNTTAGIYSSIEKLILAIKNVYTPLYQAFYPWLSKQGDLKKINTIKKLLPYILLVSTIISIIIIVLGKTLLDIIYDDNLISNYAIVFKALSLISIFSGLNMLFNALFLPAIKKYKTRMNIMICAGLFNLTVSLVLVNYYGIYGTTISVVLTEFLLLILGYIYFKKYATVS from the coding sequence ATGTTTAAAAACTACCTAAAAGCCAAGGAGAATAGAACAATAGCTTCTAATTACGTTTCGCTTTTAGTGCTTCAAGCCGCTAATTATATTTTACCGCTTCTTGTTTTACCTTATTTGGTAAGGGTACTAGGTACAGATAAGTTTGGTTTAATAATGTTAGCACAATCTTTAACTATCTTCTTTAATGTGTTTGTAGATTATGGTTTTAATTTAAGTGGTACTAGAGAAGTATCTTTAGCAAGAGATGACAAGAAAAAGCTTTCGGAGATCTTCTCTGCTATTTTCGTTATAAAGGCTTTCCTTTTATTAATTGCCTTTTCAATCTTTTATTTTATAATTAGTGTATTTACAAGGTTTAGCGTAGATATTAGTGTTTACCTTTATAGCTTTGGTTTAGTTATAGGGCAAGCTTTGTTTCCTGTTTGGTTTTTTCAGGGAATCGAAAAAATGAAATTTGTAACGCTAATAAATATTTTAGCTAAATCAATTTTTACTGCACTTGTTTTTATTCTAATTACAAAAGAACAGGATTATATTTATGTCCCTATATATAATTCTTTAGGCTTTATAATTGCTGGGTTACTTGGTGTGGGTTTATGTTTTAAGTACGTATATATTACGCGTCCAAAAATTGACTTAATTAAACAATTGCTATCAGATAGTACAAGTTTATTTGTATCTAACTTTGCAATAAGCCTTTATACAAGTAGTAATGTATTTATTCTTGGTATGTTTACTTCAAATACAACTGCTGGGATTTACTCTAGTATTGAAAAATTAATTTTAGCTATTAAAAATGTATATACGCCTCTTTATCAAGCATTTTATCCTTGGCTTTCTAAGCAAGGTGATTTAAAGAAAATCAATACTATTAAAAAGTTATTGCCTTATATACTTTTAGTAAGTACTATCATTTCGATCATTATTATAGTACTCGGTAAAACATTATTAGATATAATTTATGACGACAATTTAATTTCTAATTATGCAATTGTTTTTAAAGCATTAAGTTTAATCTCTATATTTTCAGGTTTAAACATGCTTTTTAACGCATTGTTTTTGCCTGCAATAAAGAAGTACAAGACACGAATGAATATTATGATTTGTGCTGGTCTGTTTAATTTAACCGTAAGTCTTGTCCTTGTAAACTATTATGGTATTTATGGGACAACAATTAGTGTTGTATTGACTGAATTTTTATTATTAATTCTCGGATATATTTACTTTAAAAAATATGCTACAGTTTCATGA
- a CDS encoding glycosyltransferase: protein MSKLIIIQTVIPDYRVKFFTYLKIKLEDNFILFGGERFFKETITTDKTISFHRAVKNIFFFNRNFLFQTGPFWKYVLKPNTTFVISLNPRNISNWLILILRKILNRKTIVWGHAWPRSGPNSKSDLLRHFMRLLANEIIVYTKTQEEELSLKMPSKPIYTASNALIFKKEMVASTQDLNDKNNILYVGRLTKGKKPLFLIKAFLTLHSSLPKNSQLIIIGDGEEKKALENYIIKNNIAHKVKLLGHISNYSELKTQYDNALFSVSPGYVGLSVTQSFGFGVPMLVSENENHSPEIEAVHPNENALYFKTDDIEDFKNKSLLFFENKDFWINKRSVICNFCQNKYSIEAMAEPFLMNLD, encoded by the coding sequence ATGAGTAAACTTATTATCATACAAACTGTCATTCCAGATTATAGGGTAAAATTCTTTACCTACTTAAAAATAAAATTAGAAGATAATTTTATTTTATTTGGAGGCGAAAGATTTTTTAAAGAAACTATTACAACAGACAAAACCATTAGCTTCCACAGAGCTGTTAAAAACATCTTTTTCTTTAATAGAAACTTTTTATTCCAGACAGGGCCTTTTTGGAAATATGTTTTAAAACCAAATACCACATTTGTAATTAGCCTGAATCCTAGAAATATATCTAATTGGCTAATATTAATTTTAAGGAAAATTCTAAATAGAAAAACTATTGTTTGGGGACACGCTTGGCCAAGGTCTGGTCCTAATAGCAAAAGTGATTTGCTTAGACATTTTATGAGGTTATTAGCAAATGAAATAATTGTATATACAAAAACTCAAGAGGAAGAGTTATCATTAAAGATGCCGTCTAAACCTATCTATACAGCTAGTAATGCTTTAATTTTCAAAAAAGAAATGGTGGCTTCTACTCAAGACCTTAATGACAAGAATAATATTTTATATGTAGGCAGGTTAACAAAAGGCAAAAAACCACTTTTTTTAATAAAAGCATTTCTTACTTTACACTCATCTTTGCCAAAAAATAGCCAATTAATAATTATTGGCGATGGAGAAGAAAAAAAGGCTCTTGAGAACTACATTATAAAAAACAACATTGCTCATAAAGTTAAATTATTAGGTCATATCTCAAATTATTCTGAGCTAAAAACTCAATACGACAATGCATTGTTTAGTGTTTCTCCTGGATACGTTGGGCTTTCAGTAACTCAAAGTTTTGGGTTTGGGGTACCTATGCTTGTTTCTGAAAATGAAAATCACTCTCCAGAGATTGAAGCTGTACATCCAAATGAGAATGCGTTGTATTTTAAAACTGATGACATTGAAGACTTTAAAAATAAAAGCCTTTTATTTTTTGAGAATAAAGACTTCTGGATTAATAAACGTTCGGTAATTTGTAACTTTTGCCAAAATAAGTACTCTATTGAAGCTATGGCAGAACCCTTTTTAATGAACTTAGATTAA
- a CDS encoding O-antigen polymerase yields MNLRTFLIFVYLVTSIPLFLFFYTDISVWLSFFVNYLFITAITYYHLEVEKTYSPFLSAYIVFNFLFFIVAPIIQINAIDPEVNTFINFFPYSSNVVIYTNAVILFFNIIFFLSYVHFKSKRVYIKALPKSPSPFTPIIAITLVIICAVILITNFGFLINEIERANWMKPDTSVGSLLIRKKVLFLVPLGGVAICFSYLRSKVKLSRNSIIIFGVMLIMLFILLVLKNPLTEKRNALGPIYISLIYLFFPKIINKNAKSFLFLFISMIIAFPLISALTHLRITFQEMIEHPEEIVEYLQKEGILRAFSTLHYDAYANIIATVDYVKLNGLEYGHQLLSSLLFFIPRGIWEGKPYSTGQVVGDHLIEEYGFRFNNISNPIVSEGYINFGWVGVFLMAIALSFAIIKLMQWLNSGDALKEIISFYFAIHLLFLLRGDFTNGYAYFIGTLLGVVVIPKIIEKCITFSFSKSKTSS; encoded by the coding sequence ATGAATTTAAGGACCTTTTTAATATTTGTGTATTTAGTAACTAGTATTCCGCTATTTCTGTTTTTTTATACAGATATAAGTGTATGGTTATCCTTCTTTGTTAATTATTTATTTATTACAGCTATTACATACTATCATTTAGAGGTTGAAAAAACATATTCTCCATTTTTATCTGCATATATAGTTTTTAATTTTTTGTTTTTTATTGTAGCTCCTATCATTCAGATTAATGCAATTGACCCAGAAGTTAATACTTTTATAAATTTTTTCCCTTACAGTTCTAATGTTGTTATTTATACTAATGCAGTAATATTATTCTTTAATATAATATTCTTTCTTAGTTATGTTCATTTTAAGAGTAAAAGAGTATATATAAAAGCCCTCCCAAAATCTCCATCTCCATTTACACCTATTATTGCAATAACTTTAGTAATAATATGTGCAGTTATTTTGATTACAAATTTTGGCTTTCTAATAAATGAAATAGAGCGAGCCAACTGGATGAAACCAGACACTTCTGTAGGGAGTTTACTTATACGTAAAAAAGTACTTTTCTTGGTCCCATTGGGTGGTGTAGCTATTTGCTTTAGCTATTTAAGAAGTAAAGTTAAATTAAGCAGAAATAGTATTATAATTTTTGGTGTAATGCTAATAATGCTATTTATACTGTTAGTGCTTAAAAATCCATTGACCGAAAAAAGAAATGCACTAGGACCTATTTACATTTCCCTAATCTATCTTTTCTTTCCGAAGATTATAAATAAAAATGCAAAGTCATTTCTGTTTTTATTTATCTCGATGATTATAGCATTTCCTCTAATCTCAGCACTTACACACTTAAGGATTACATTTCAGGAAATGATTGAACATCCTGAAGAAATTGTAGAATATCTGCAAAAAGAAGGAATATTAAGAGCTTTTAGCACCTTGCATTATGATGCTTACGCTAATATTATAGCAACTGTAGACTATGTTAAGTTAAATGGTCTAGAATATGGACATCAACTTTTAAGTTCCTTATTGTTTTTTATACCTAGAGGTATTTGGGAAGGAAAACCTTACTCAACTGGCCAGGTTGTTGGCGATCATTTAATTGAAGAATATGGGTTTAGATTTAATAACATATCTAACCCTATTGTTTCAGAAGGATATATAAACTTTGGTTGGGTTGGTGTTTTTTTAATGGCCATTGCGCTATCCTTTGCTATCATAAAACTTATGCAATGGTTAAACTCAGGCGATGCACTAAAAGAAATTATTTCATTTTATTTTGCAATACACCTATTATTCTTGCTTAGAGGAG